In one window of Myxococcus virescens DNA:
- the ilvA gene encoding threonine ammonia-lyase, which produces MVTLEDIQAARERLRSAIRPTPCPQSDYYTERTECAAVFFKLENLQRTGAFKERGALNKLLTLTEDERRRGVIAASAGNHAQGVAYHARRLGVSATIVMPERTPLIKVSRTRDDYGARVVLKGTNYDEAYAEALRIQKAEDRVFIHPFNDPHVIAGQGTIGLELLEQCPDLEVVLVPIGGGGLISGIACALKETRPDIRVVGVQAETIASMKASVEAGERVLLAAAGTTIADGIAVKRVGDLTFPMVQKYVDEVVAVDEEEIAAAILTLLEQEKSVVEGAGAVGLAALLSGDVPAARGRRTAIILSGGNIDMNVISRIIERGLVKAGRLVQLEVRLPDRPGMLAKLTTQVADLRANVVEIHHERAFSKAGLGEAMVEVTLETTGPAQIEELERALHRLGWQVARK; this is translated from the coding sequence ATGGTCACCCTCGAAGACATCCAGGCCGCGCGCGAGCGCCTTCGCTCGGCCATCCGCCCCACGCCGTGCCCGCAGTCGGACTACTACACGGAGCGGACGGAGTGCGCCGCGGTGTTCTTCAAGCTGGAGAACCTCCAGCGCACCGGGGCCTTCAAGGAGCGCGGCGCCCTCAACAAGCTGCTGACGCTGACCGAGGACGAGCGGCGCCGGGGCGTCATCGCCGCGTCCGCCGGAAACCACGCGCAGGGAGTGGCGTACCACGCGCGTCGGCTGGGCGTGAGCGCCACCATCGTCATGCCGGAGCGCACCCCGCTCATCAAGGTGTCGCGCACGCGGGATGACTACGGCGCGCGCGTGGTGCTCAAGGGCACCAACTACGACGAGGCCTACGCGGAGGCGCTGCGCATCCAGAAGGCGGAGGACCGCGTCTTCATCCACCCCTTCAATGACCCACACGTCATCGCCGGCCAGGGCACCATCGGCCTGGAGCTGCTGGAGCAGTGCCCCGACCTGGAGGTGGTGCTCGTCCCCATTGGCGGTGGCGGGCTCATCTCCGGCATCGCGTGCGCGCTGAAGGAGACGCGCCCTGACATCCGCGTGGTGGGCGTGCAGGCGGAGACCATCGCCAGCATGAAGGCGTCGGTGGAGGCGGGCGAGCGCGTGCTGCTGGCCGCTGCGGGCACCACCATCGCGGACGGCATCGCCGTCAAGCGCGTGGGCGACCTCACCTTCCCCATGGTGCAGAAGTACGTGGACGAGGTGGTGGCCGTGGACGAGGAGGAGATTGCCGCCGCCATCCTCACCCTCCTGGAGCAGGAGAAGAGCGTGGTGGAGGGCGCCGGCGCGGTGGGTCTGGCGGCGCTGCTCAGCGGTGACGTTCCCGCCGCGAGGGGCCGGCGCACCGCCATCATCTTGAGCGGTGGCAACATCGACATGAACGTCATCAGCCGCATCATCGAGCGCGGTCTGGTGAAGGCCGGCCGTCTGGTGCAGTTGGAGGTCCGGCTGCCGGACCGGCCCGGAATGCTGGCGAAGCTCACCACGCAGGTGGCCGACCTGCGCGCCAATGTCGTGGAGATCCACCACGAGCGCGCCTTCTCCAAGGCGGGTCTGGGCGAGGCCATGGTGGAGGTGACGCTGGAGACCACCGGGCCCGCGCAAATCGAGGAGCTGGAGCGCGCGCTCCACCGGCTGGGCTGGCAGGTGGCCCGCAAGTAA
- a CDS encoding Glu/Leu/Phe/Val family dehydrogenase, translated as MSAVEGTNYYFRKAARIMDVGTPIETLLATPLREVKVQVSIEMDSGEIRTFLGYRIQHDNSRGPMKGGLRYHPMLDQDECASLASLMTWKTAVVNVPYGGAKGGIACDPSQLSIKELERLTRKYVDQVQDVIGPTRDIPAPDVNTNPQVMAWIMDQYSRYHGHSPAVVTGKPLELYGSKGREAATGRGLLYVAREILRDLGLPVKGTRFALQGFGNVGGHTAQLLWEDGGVVVAVADALGGVRNPQGLDIPSLFEHVKRTGTVTGFSGGASCSNDDVLGADCEVLIPAALGHVLTRENAHAVRAKLIIEGANGPTQPEADEIFEKRGIFVVPDVLASAGGVTVSYFEWVQNLQHLSWEEDRVNAELEKSMKEAYERVAQVARSRKVSMRTAAYILAIGRVGKATVLRGI; from the coding sequence ATGAGCGCCGTCGAGGGTACCAACTACTACTTCCGCAAAGCCGCGCGGATCATGGACGTAGGCACCCCCATCGAAACGCTGCTCGCCACGCCCCTGCGCGAGGTGAAGGTCCAGGTCTCCATCGAGATGGACTCCGGCGAGATTCGCACCTTCCTCGGCTACCGGATTCAGCACGACAACAGCCGCGGCCCCATGAAGGGCGGCCTGCGCTACCACCCGATGCTGGACCAGGACGAGTGCGCGTCGCTCGCCTCGCTGATGACGTGGAAGACGGCCGTGGTGAATGTCCCCTATGGCGGCGCCAAGGGCGGCATCGCCTGCGACCCGTCCCAGCTGAGCATCAAGGAGCTGGAGCGCCTCACCCGGAAGTACGTGGACCAGGTGCAGGACGTCATCGGCCCCACGCGCGACATCCCCGCCCCCGACGTCAACACCAACCCCCAGGTGATGGCGTGGATCATGGACCAGTATTCGCGCTACCACGGCCACTCTCCCGCGGTGGTGACGGGCAAGCCGCTGGAGCTCTACGGCTCCAAGGGCCGCGAGGCCGCCACCGGCCGCGGGCTGCTCTATGTAGCGCGTGAAATCCTGCGCGACCTGGGCCTGCCGGTGAAGGGCACGCGCTTCGCGCTCCAAGGCTTCGGCAACGTGGGCGGCCACACCGCGCAGCTCCTCTGGGAGGACGGCGGCGTGGTGGTGGCCGTGGCGGACGCGCTGGGCGGCGTTCGCAACCCGCAGGGCCTGGACATCCCCTCCCTCTTCGAGCACGTGAAGCGCACCGGCACGGTGACGGGCTTCAGCGGGGGTGCTTCGTGCAGCAACGATGACGTGCTGGGCGCGGACTGTGAGGTCCTCATCCCCGCGGCGCTGGGCCATGTGCTCACCCGGGAGAATGCCCACGCGGTGCGTGCCAAGCTCATCATCGAAGGCGCCAACGGCCCCACCCAGCCGGAGGCCGACGAAATCTTCGAGAAGCGCGGCATCTTCGTGGTGCCGGACGTGCTCGCCAGCGCCGGCGGCGTGACGGTGAGCTACTTCGAGTGGGTGCAGAACCTCCAGCACCTGTCGTGGGAGGAGGACCGCGTCAACGCGGAGCTGGAGAAGTCCATGAAGGAGGCCTACGAGCGCGTGGCGCAGGTGGCGCGCTCCCGGAAGGTCTCCATGCGGACGGCCGCGTACATCCTGGCGATTGGCCGGGTGGGCAAGGCCACCGTGCTGCGCGGCATCTGA
- a CDS encoding peptidase MA family metallohydrolase — protein sequence MSPAALLSALLLTAAPSSPGQKAKSLAASRAWEELYLAFSAGEASDVPTPQRSTVATALQKGCEALKDEDPVMAYSLGERATVYEESAGALRCLARAARKTDQRATAEAALRKGLAQYPKDGAFGLELGRLLMEEQDAVGAVAALEKVPAKSKEAAEAKRLLVQARAKTTEETAARREAERLELRMNGATSGRPTVMVETQPAVAGQGRGNTRSASLNYESGTGADGMRTRSNSRFVIRYFNNDRDFGQRAEYEGRIVAALDEAYDFTRSMLGEVRHAPVDIILYTLAEFQTHFGAARARAVAGLYSDNAIRINDAAELTPQTKATLVHEYVHAALDEFCGGYGNNLPVWLNEGLAEYVEWRYMGGEDPERSVRNSMARAAKANTLPKLAQMEGSSLIMQRNPAIAYATSAVAVRELVKRGGTGRFLTMVREVGQGRPIDEALTEHYGKTRARLDEDVRAALQ from the coding sequence ATGAGCCCCGCCGCCCTGCTCTCCGCCCTGCTACTGACCGCCGCCCCTTCTTCTCCCGGACAGAAGGCGAAGTCGCTCGCCGCCAGCCGCGCCTGGGAGGAGCTCTATCTGGCCTTCTCGGCCGGAGAGGCGTCGGACGTGCCCACCCCGCAGCGGAGCACCGTCGCCACGGCGCTCCAGAAGGGCTGCGAGGCGCTGAAGGACGAGGACCCGGTGATGGCGTACTCACTGGGCGAGCGGGCCACCGTCTACGAGGAGTCCGCGGGCGCGCTGCGGTGCCTGGCCCGGGCCGCGCGGAAGACGGACCAGCGGGCCACCGCGGAAGCCGCCCTGCGCAAGGGGCTGGCCCAGTACCCCAAGGACGGCGCCTTCGGCCTGGAGCTGGGGCGGCTGCTGATGGAGGAACAGGACGCGGTGGGCGCCGTGGCGGCGCTGGAGAAGGTGCCGGCGAAGTCGAAGGAGGCCGCGGAAGCGAAGCGGCTGCTCGTGCAGGCCCGCGCCAAGACGACGGAGGAGACCGCCGCGCGGCGGGAGGCGGAGCGCCTGGAGCTGCGGATGAATGGCGCCACGAGCGGGCGGCCCACCGTCATGGTCGAAACCCAGCCCGCGGTGGCCGGCCAGGGACGGGGCAACACGCGCTCGGCCAGCCTCAACTACGAGTCGGGCACCGGCGCGGACGGCATGCGGACGCGCTCCAACAGCCGCTTCGTCATCCGGTACTTCAACAACGATCGCGACTTCGGCCAACGCGCGGAGTACGAGGGCCGCATCGTCGCCGCGCTGGACGAGGCCTACGACTTCACCCGCAGCATGCTGGGCGAGGTGCGCCACGCGCCGGTGGACATCATCCTGTACACCCTCGCGGAGTTCCAGACGCACTTCGGCGCGGCGCGGGCGCGAGCCGTCGCCGGGCTCTACTCCGACAACGCCATCCGCATCAACGACGCCGCGGAACTCACGCCGCAGACCAAGGCCACGCTCGTCCACGAATACGTACACGCCGCGCTGGATGAGTTCTGCGGCGGCTACGGGAACAACCTCCCCGTCTGGCTCAACGAGGGCCTGGCCGAGTACGTCGAGTGGCGCTACATGGGCGGCGAGGACCCCGAGCGGTCGGTCCGGAACTCCATGGCCCGGGCCGCCAAGGCGAACACCCTGCCCAAGCTGGCGCAGATGGAGGGCTCGTCCCTCATCATGCAGAGGAACCCGGCCATCGCCTATGCCACCTCCGCCGTGGCGGTCCGCGAGCTGGTGAAGCGGGGCGGCACGGGCCGGTTCCTCACGATGGTCCGTGAGGTGGGACAGGGAAGACCCATCGACGAGGCCCTGACGGAGCACTACGGCAAGACGCGGGCGCGCCTCGACGAGGACGTCCGGGCCGCTCTCCAGTAG
- a CDS encoding sigma-70 family RNA polymerase sigma factor, translating to MANGRKRTKGTSPRPRVKRPASPGAGDIVDAEVEGAEVEAQTDPDSLEPDAAELAEVEPEAELDTPVAPPRALIRSAETGLTPRDPLQAYMAEVQRHPLLTREEELQLARHYKESGDVNAAYRLVASNLRLVVKLAHEYHRNPLSLLDLVQEGNIGLMQAVKKYDPERGVKLSSYAAWWIRAYILRYIMDNWKMVKLGTTEAQRKLFFKLRQEQEKLVAQGFEASPKLLAERLNVTEQDVVEMDQRLGHDEMSIDAPLGNDDDSRTTRADRYLPSNTMPADERLGAEQLKALFREKLSEFARTLEGKERFIFESRLVSDEPLTLQDIGDKYGVSRERARQIEAALINRMREFMREHIPDFDLVASPKA from the coding sequence ATGGCGAATGGGAGGAAAAGAACCAAAGGTACGTCCCCCCGACCCCGCGTGAAACGGCCGGCCTCGCCCGGGGCTGGCGACATCGTGGACGCCGAGGTGGAGGGGGCGGAGGTCGAGGCTCAAACGGACCCGGATTCACTGGAGCCGGACGCGGCGGAGCTGGCGGAGGTCGAACCGGAGGCCGAGCTGGACACCCCCGTGGCGCCCCCCCGGGCGCTCATCCGCTCGGCGGAGACGGGGCTCACGCCCAGGGACCCCCTCCAGGCCTACATGGCCGAGGTGCAGCGCCATCCGCTCCTGACGCGGGAGGAAGAGCTCCAGCTGGCCCGGCACTACAAGGAATCCGGGGATGTGAACGCCGCCTACCGGCTGGTGGCGTCCAACCTGCGCCTCGTCGTCAAGCTGGCCCACGAGTACCACCGCAACCCGCTGTCCCTGCTGGACCTGGTCCAGGAGGGAAACATCGGGTTGATGCAGGCGGTGAAGAAGTACGACCCCGAGCGCGGCGTGAAGCTGAGCAGCTACGCCGCCTGGTGGATTCGCGCGTACATCCTCCGCTACATCATGGATAACTGGAAGATGGTGAAGCTGGGGACCACCGAGGCCCAGCGGAAGCTCTTCTTCAAGCTGCGCCAGGAGCAGGAGAAGCTCGTCGCCCAGGGCTTCGAGGCCAGCCCCAAGCTGCTCGCCGAGCGGTTGAACGTCACCGAGCAGGACGTGGTGGAGATGGACCAGCGGCTGGGGCACGACGAGATGTCCATCGACGCGCCCCTGGGCAATGACGACGACTCGCGGACCACCCGGGCGGACCGCTACCTGCCATCCAACACGATGCCGGCGGACGAGCGCCTGGGCGCCGAGCAGCTCAAGGCCCTCTTCCGGGAGAAGCTGTCCGAGTTCGCCCGGACGCTGGAGGGCAAGGAGCGCTTCATCTTCGAGAGCCGCCTCGTCTCCGACGAGCCCCTGACGCTCCAGGACATCGGCGACAAGTACGGCGTCAGCCGGGAGCGGGCCCGGCAAATCGAGGCGGCCCTCATCAACCGGATGCGTGAATTCATGCGTGAACACATCCCGGACTTCGACCTGGTGGCCAGTCCCAAGGCCTGA
- a CDS encoding helix-turn-helix domain-containing protein, translating to MPPEPSDASTVSGHLQGLARRIRTLRERRGLTQEDFAARCGISVSFASLLERGERSPSYETLLQVAAALQLPLWELLRLEDTQDAGVHRLEAFVRGRGLARVDVDRLLSVAEVMFNEPARATEDLQAVRPEPARCGEPGCEKPVLARGLCAAHYHRERRRKAASPGTGGT from the coding sequence ATGCCGCCCGAACCGTCGGACGCTTCCACCGTGAGTGGACACCTCCAGGGACTGGCCCGGCGCATCCGGACACTGCGGGAGCGGCGGGGACTCACCCAGGAGGACTTCGCCGCCCGCTGCGGCATCTCCGTGTCCTTCGCGTCCCTGCTGGAGCGAGGCGAGCGCAGCCCCAGCTACGAGACGCTGCTCCAGGTGGCCGCCGCGCTCCAGCTCCCGCTGTGGGAACTCTTGCGGCTGGAGGACACGCAGGACGCGGGTGTCCACCGGCTGGAGGCCTTCGTCCGGGGGCGCGGCCTGGCCCGCGTGGACGTGGACCGGTTGCTGTCGGTGGCGGAGGTGATGTTCAACGAGCCCGCGCGGGCAACGGAGGACCTCCAGGCCGTCCGGCCGGAGCCCGCCCGCTGCGGCGAGCCCGGCTGTGAGAAGCCCGTGCTCGCCCGGGGTCTGTGCGCCGCCCATTACCACCGCGAGCGGCGCCGGAAGGCCGCCAGTCCAGGGACTGGCGGCACCTGA
- a CDS encoding DEAD/DEAH box helicase: protein MSDIQEPNAPGSPAPDEAPTRPAEYIADIGFDDMNLSEPIRLALAERGYTNPTPVQARAFRPAMEGKDLIVRSKTGTGKTAAFGLPLLEKIPADERRVRALILCPTRELALQVADELKMLAKHKGLKIAAIYGGASMKQQEDALEEGTPIIVGTPGRVFDHINRGNLKLDACDHAVLDEADEMLNQGFYEEVTRILDRLPKTRQVLLFSATVPTDIQNLIARYTTNAETLLLSGDVFTVEHIHHIRYDVSDAFPKPRNLIYVLEKEEPQNAIIFCNTRDDTALVTAVLNRNGFDAELLNGDLPQKERERVMGKVKRGEVAFMVATDIAARGIDISGLEYVINYSLPEDPAVYLHRVGRTGRIGNKGTAINLFSGRELATYTSLEKKYGIKFDKREMPAPEEAMRLWTERHVREIQEAAGGSVFEGFLPLAAQLKPRADADDLIAFLLKYFFSHLRMEKAAAAMAAEGREPPKERKVESREGGRRERGERKERGERRDRERDDRREKRGESSERERERRPRRDDARRERGGESGRGAAALEAGPGEAKLWVNLGTADGLGPGSIATALEDAGAPVGKVVRAELRPTFAYVFVAEEDAAAFETINGKQHGTKTLRVEKSKPRTERDATPRPPPSPDAGPGEAKLWINLGMDDGMDEAKLPAALEAAGAPAGKVLRTLLRPTYGYAYVAEEDAPGFETVNGKLHGEKALKVERHRPRGQRPERRPRTEALPEVPGQTRLWVGLGKQDGLDEAGVAAALEAAGAPAGKVLRTDLRPTYAYVFVADEDVAAFEATHGKPHGERTLKVEQAKRK from the coding sequence ATGAGCGACATCCAAGAGCCAAACGCGCCGGGGAGTCCGGCGCCTGACGAAGCCCCGACACGTCCCGCCGAGTACATCGCGGACATCGGCTTCGACGACATGAACCTGTCAGAGCCCATCCGCCTCGCCCTGGCGGAGCGCGGTTATACCAACCCCACCCCTGTCCAGGCCCGCGCCTTCCGGCCCGCCATGGAGGGAAAAGACCTCATCGTTCGCAGCAAGACGGGCACCGGCAAGACGGCCGCGTTCGGCCTGCCCCTGCTCGAGAAGATTCCCGCCGACGAGCGCCGCGTCCGAGCGCTCATCCTCTGCCCCACCCGCGAGCTGGCCCTCCAGGTGGCGGACGAGCTGAAGATGCTCGCCAAGCACAAGGGCCTGAAAATCGCGGCCATCTACGGCGGCGCCTCCATGAAGCAGCAGGAGGACGCGCTGGAGGAAGGCACCCCCATCATCGTCGGCACGCCGGGACGCGTGTTCGACCACATCAACCGCGGCAACCTGAAGCTCGACGCGTGTGACCACGCCGTCCTGGATGAAGCGGATGAGATGCTGAACCAGGGCTTCTACGAGGAAGTCACGCGCATCCTCGACCGCCTTCCCAAGACGCGCCAGGTGCTGCTCTTCAGCGCCACCGTCCCCACGGACATCCAGAACCTCATCGCGCGCTACACGACGAACGCGGAGACGCTGCTGCTGTCGGGCGACGTCTTCACGGTGGAGCACATCCACCACATCCGCTACGACGTGTCGGACGCCTTCCCCAAGCCGCGCAACCTCATCTACGTGCTGGAGAAGGAGGAGCCGCAGAACGCCATCATCTTCTGCAACACGCGGGATGACACGGCGCTGGTGACGGCGGTGCTCAACCGCAACGGCTTCGACGCGGAGCTGCTCAATGGCGACCTGCCGCAGAAGGAGCGCGAGCGGGTCATGGGCAAGGTGAAGCGCGGCGAGGTGGCCTTCATGGTCGCCACGGACATCGCGGCGCGCGGCATCGACATCTCCGGCCTGGAGTACGTCATCAACTACTCGCTGCCGGAGGACCCGGCGGTGTACCTGCACCGCGTGGGCCGCACCGGCCGCATCGGCAACAAGGGCACCGCCATCAACCTCTTCTCCGGGCGCGAGCTGGCCACGTACACCTCGCTGGAGAAGAAGTACGGCATCAAGTTCGACAAGCGCGAGATGCCGGCCCCGGAAGAGGCCATGCGCCTGTGGACGGAGCGCCACGTGCGCGAAATCCAGGAGGCCGCGGGCGGCTCCGTCTTCGAGGGCTTCCTGCCGCTGGCCGCGCAGCTCAAGCCCCGCGCGGACGCCGACGACCTCATCGCCTTCCTGCTGAAGTACTTCTTCAGCCACCTGCGCATGGAGAAGGCCGCCGCGGCGATGGCGGCGGAAGGCCGTGAGCCTCCGAAGGAGCGCAAGGTCGAGAGCCGCGAGGGCGGCCGGCGTGAGCGCGGCGAGCGGAAGGAGCGTGGCGAGCGCCGCGACCGGGAGCGCGACGACCGGCGCGAGAAGCGCGGCGAGTCCTCCGAGCGCGAGCGCGAGCGCCGGCCCCGCCGGGACGACGCGCGGCGCGAGCGCGGCGGTGAGAGTGGCCGCGGCGCGGCGGCGCTGGAGGCCGGTCCGGGCGAGGCGAAGCTGTGGGTGAACCTGGGGACCGCGGATGGCCTGGGGCCGGGCAGCATCGCCACGGCGCTGGAAGACGCGGGCGCCCCGGTGGGCAAGGTCGTGCGCGCCGAGCTGCGCCCCACCTTCGCCTATGTCTTCGTGGCGGAGGAGGACGCCGCCGCCTTCGAGACCATCAACGGCAAGCAGCACGGCACCAAGACGCTGCGCGTGGAGAAGAGCAAGCCGCGCACGGAGCGTGACGCCACGCCCCGCCCGCCCCCGTCCCCGGACGCGGGCCCCGGCGAGGCGAAGCTGTGGATCAACCTGGGCATGGACGACGGCATGGACGAGGCGAAGCTGCCCGCCGCGCTGGAGGCCGCGGGCGCTCCGGCCGGCAAGGTGCTGCGCACCCTGCTGCGCCCCACCTACGGCTACGCCTACGTGGCCGAGGAGGACGCGCCCGGCTTCGAGACCGTCAACGGCAAGCTCCATGGAGAAAAGGCGCTGAAGGTGGAGCGGCACCGTCCGCGCGGCCAGCGCCCGGAGCGCCGTCCTCGCACGGAGGCCCTGCCGGAGGTTCCCGGCCAGACGCGCCTGTGGGTGGGTCTGGGCAAGCAGGACGGGCTGGACGAGGCGGGCGTCGCCGCCGCGCTGGAGGCCGCGGGCGCTCCGGCCGGCAAGGTGCTGCGCACGGACCTGCGCCCCACCTACGCGTATGTCTTCGTCGCCGACGAGGACGTGGCGGCCTTCGAAGCCACGCACGGAAAGCCCCACGGCGAGCGCACGCTCAAGGTGGAGCAGGCCAAGCGGAAGTAG